A single region of the Sphingobium sp. TKS genome encodes:
- the nrtS gene encoding nitrate/nitrite transporter NrtS: MKAARVTALLRAMVHGQVVGNAIRVSLFVGTCLNAINQGSQIWRGDGIDWGRFLLNYAVPFLVSSYSAAKVREAAEG; encoded by the coding sequence GTGAAGGCTGCCCGAGTAACCGCGTTGCTCCGGGCGATGGTCCATGGGCAGGTTGTCGGCAATGCGATCCGGGTGTCACTTTTCGTCGGCACCTGCCTCAACGCGATCAATCAGGGTTCGCAGATATGGCGCGGTGATGGCATCGACTGGGGCAGGTTCCTGCTTAACTACGCCGTGCCCTTTCTGGTCTCAAGCTATAGCGCGGCCAAGGTACGTGAGGCAGCGGAGGGCTGA
- a CDS encoding sigma-70 family RNA polymerase sigma factor, which produces MDQFAATELGLATADPVFLARVRADMLRFARLQLRNDDEAEDAVQEALAGALKNAANFRGEAALKTWIIAILKNKVADILRQRQRRPINASQMDLPDQNGALPAVFDRKGMWRDAARPARWEDPEAELHCAQFLAVFDACLNRLPPQQSRVFMMREVVELDTHEICSELGLSTTNVHVILHRARLALRACLQIHWFQEGA; this is translated from the coding sequence ATGGATCAATTCGCCGCAACAGAACTTGGCTTGGCCACCGCAGACCCTGTTTTCCTTGCCAGGGTCCGTGCGGACATGCTCCGGTTCGCGCGGCTGCAATTGCGCAATGACGACGAAGCGGAAGATGCGGTGCAGGAGGCGTTGGCCGGAGCGCTCAAGAATGCTGCAAACTTCCGCGGCGAGGCCGCCCTCAAGACCTGGATCATCGCCATCCTTAAGAACAAGGTGGCTGACATTTTGCGGCAACGCCAGCGTCGGCCGATCAACGCGAGTCAGATGGACCTGCCGGACCAGAATGGCGCACTGCCTGCGGTATTCGACCGGAAAGGCATGTGGCGGGATGCAGCTCGCCCGGCGCGATGGGAAGACCCCGAAGCCGAACTGCATTGCGCCCAGTTTCTGGCCGTGTTCGATGCCTGCCTGAATCGGTTGCCGCCCCAGCAAAGCCGGGTCTTCATGATGCGCGAAGTGGTCGAACTCGATACGCACGAGATCTGCAGCGAACTTGGGCTTTCGACCACCAACGTCCACGTCATTCTGCACCGCGCTCGTCTTGCCCTGCGCGCCTGCCTGCAAATCCACTGGTTCCAGGAAGGAGCCTGA
- a CDS encoding FAD-dependent oxidoreductase, producing MEAVYQADPLLVIGIFFLAYVVFSGASVPGALILTLAAGAIFGVSTGTLVVSFASAIGATLAFLGSRFLLHDAVQARFAERLRPINAGIARDGAFYLFSLRLVPVFPFFAVNLLMGLTPIRTWTYYWVSQLGMLLGTVVYVNAGTQLARIENLRDIASPGLLASFAALGLLPWLGKWIMAAIQRRRVYARWTKPKRFDLNLIVIGGGAAGLVSSLIAATVKAKVTLVEASKMGGDCLNYGCVPSKALIKSARIAEAMRHADTYGLETTEPRISFKTVMGRVHDVIAAVEPHDSVERYTGLGVDVVKGYARIVDPWTVEISREDGGVQRLTTRSIVIAAGAEPLIPDLPGLEGSGYVTSDTLWEHFAKLEEMPRRIVVLGGGPIGCELSQAFGRLGAEVTQVDRGGRLLPREDADVSALARAAIEASGVTVLTSHAALRVEVADEAKRLVAVCNGGEKSIAFDALIVAVGRKARLSGYGLEDLGIETQRTVITDDYLATIYPNIYAAGDVAGPYQFTHVAGHQAWFASVNALFGQFKRFKADYRVIPWTTFIDPEVARVGLNEQEAREKGVAHEVTIFPMHELDRAIADSATQGYVKVLTPPGRDRILGVTIVGEHAGELLAEYVLAMKHGLGLNKIMATIHTYPTMAEANKYAAGEWKKKHAPQGLLRLVEHYHDWRRG from the coding sequence TTGGAGGCGGTCTATCAAGCCGATCCGCTGCTGGTGATCGGGATCTTCTTTCTCGCCTACGTCGTGTTCAGCGGCGCCTCGGTCCCGGGCGCGCTAATTCTTACACTGGCAGCCGGCGCGATCTTCGGCGTCAGCACGGGCACACTCGTCGTTTCCTTTGCTTCTGCAATTGGCGCGACGCTGGCTTTTCTTGGATCGCGCTTCCTGCTTCACGATGCGGTCCAGGCGCGCTTTGCGGAGCGGTTGCGCCCGATCAACGCAGGCATCGCACGCGATGGGGCCTTCTACCTGTTCTCGTTGCGGCTGGTGCCCGTCTTTCCCTTCTTCGCTGTCAACCTGCTGATGGGCCTGACTCCGATCCGGACCTGGACCTATTACTGGGTTAGCCAGCTCGGCATGCTGCTGGGGACGGTTGTCTACGTCAATGCAGGCACCCAGCTCGCGCGGATCGAGAACCTGCGCGACATCGCTTCGCCGGGTCTCCTTGCTTCTTTCGCAGCGCTTGGACTGCTGCCGTGGCTTGGCAAATGGATCATGGCCGCGATCCAGCGTCGCCGGGTTTATGCGCGCTGGACCAAGCCGAAGCGGTTCGATCTCAACCTGATCGTGATTGGCGGCGGCGCCGCGGGTCTCGTTTCCTCGCTTATCGCCGCCACTGTCAAAGCTAAAGTGACGCTTGTTGAGGCGTCGAAAATGGGCGGCGATTGCCTCAACTATGGCTGTGTGCCGTCCAAGGCATTGATCAAGTCGGCACGGATTGCAGAGGCGATGCGCCATGCCGATACATATGGCCTGGAAACAACCGAACCGCGCATCAGCTTCAAGACGGTGATGGGCCGGGTACATGATGTGATTGCCGCTGTCGAACCGCACGACAGCGTGGAGCGCTACACCGGTCTCGGCGTCGATGTGGTCAAGGGATATGCCAGGATCGTCGATCCCTGGACGGTCGAGATTTCCCGCGAGGATGGCGGCGTCCAGCGCCTGACGACGCGCTCCATCGTGATAGCGGCAGGCGCAGAACCGCTGATCCCCGATCTTCCGGGACTGGAGGGTTCGGGCTATGTCACCAGCGACACGCTGTGGGAGCACTTTGCCAAACTCGAAGAAATGCCTCGGCGCATCGTCGTGCTCGGCGGTGGGCCAATCGGCTGTGAACTGTCGCAGGCCTTCGGCCGCCTTGGTGCCGAAGTAACCCAGGTCGATCGCGGTGGGCGACTTTTGCCGCGCGAGGATGCCGATGTTTCGGCACTGGCCCGGGCAGCCATCGAGGCTTCCGGCGTGACCGTCCTGACCAGTCACGCCGCACTCCGCGTCGAAGTCGCCGACGAAGCAAAGCGCCTGGTTGCGGTCTGCAACGGCGGGGAAAAGTCAATCGCATTCGATGCGCTGATCGTCGCTGTCGGACGTAAGGCCCGATTGTCGGGTTATGGCCTTGAAGATCTCGGCATCGAGACGCAACGCACCGTCATCACCGACGATTACCTCGCGACGATCTACCCCAATATCTATGCCGCCGGCGACGTCGCGGGGCCATATCAATTCACGCATGTCGCCGGACATCAGGCATGGTTCGCCAGCGTCAACGCCCTGTTCGGCCAGTTCAAGCGGTTCAAGGCCGATTACCGCGTCATTCCGTGGACGACGTTCATCGATCCGGAAGTGGCGCGCGTCGGCCTCAACGAGCAGGAAGCGCGCGAAAAGGGCGTGGCGCACGAGGTCACGATCTTCCCGATGCACGAGCTTGACCGCGCCATTGCCGACAGCGCGACACAGGGCTACGTTAAGGTGCTGACGCCTCCGGGAAGGGATCGTATCCTCGGCGTCACCATCGTCGGCGAACATGCCGGCGAACTGCTTGCCGAATATGTGCTGGCGATGAAACACGGGCTTGGCCTGAACAAGATTATGGCCACGATCCACACCTATCCGACCATGGCCGAGGCGAATAAATATGCGGCGGGCGAATGGAAGAAGAAGCATGCTCCGCAAGGCTTGCTGAGGCTTGTGGAGCACTACCACGATTGGCGGCGCGGATAG
- a CDS encoding MerR family transcriptional regulator, protein MDRQPGLLRAQLAKRTGCNLETIRYYEKVGLLPPPPRSANGYRVYSPELVRRLRFILRARDLGFAMEEIRSLLSLTDTGKQTCTEVKSRTEKHLSDVRERIGDLMRIEAELSRMAGLCSGDTTPECAILDVLNCSQPNAL, encoded by the coding sequence ATGGATCGACAGCCAGGTTTGTTGCGGGCGCAGTTGGCAAAGCGGACGGGCTGCAACCTCGAAACCATCCGCTACTATGAGAAGGTGGGATTGCTGCCCCCACCTCCGCGCAGTGCGAACGGCTATAGAGTCTATTCACCCGAGCTGGTGCGAAGGTTGCGGTTCATCCTGCGCGCACGCGACCTGGGTTTCGCGATGGAAGAAATTCGCTCGCTATTGTCGTTGACCGACACTGGCAAACAGACATGCACCGAGGTGAAGAGCAGGACCGAGAAGCATTTGTCAGATGTGCGTGAGCGTATTGGTGACCTCATGCGAATCGAGGCCGAACTCTCACGGATGGCGGGATTGTGTTCGGGCGATACAACGCCGGAATGTGCAATTCTCGATGTGCTCAATTGTTCGCAGCCGAACGCCTTGTAA
- a CDS encoding mercuric transporter MerT family protein, with product MPLTPDKGETGANWIAAGALIGAGLASACCIVPLALVSLGISGAWIANLTALEPYKPYVGAVTLAILGFGFWHVYFKPKPPCADGSYCARPQSARITKTVLWIGLVIVIAALTLNWWAPWFY from the coding sequence TTGCCCCTCACTCCCGACAAGGGAGAAACTGGGGCCAACTGGATTGCGGCCGGAGCCTTGATCGGCGCGGGGCTGGCTTCGGCCTGCTGCATCGTGCCGCTGGCTCTCGTTTCGCTCGGAATTTCCGGTGCGTGGATCGCCAATCTGACGGCGCTCGAACCTTACAAGCCCTATGTAGGAGCCGTTACGCTCGCGATCCTCGGCTTCGGCTTCTGGCACGTCTATTTCAAACCGAAACCGCCCTGCGCGGACGGCTCATATTGTGCCCGCCCACAATCGGCTCGCATCACCAAGACGGTGCTGTGGATTGGTCTCGTCATCGTCATCGCAGCGCTCACGCTCAACTGGTGGGCGCCCTGGTTCTATTGA
- a CDS encoding heavy-metal-associated domain-containing protein: protein MKKTILTGLAVLAMTGGGVAYAIGGKAQNRPAASATVQRQTTLAIENMTCALCPVTVKKAMEGVAGVNSVAVDFNAKTATVAFDPSRTTIAAIAQASTRAGYPAHPIKG, encoded by the coding sequence ATGAAGAAGACCATCCTCACCGGCCTCGCCGTGCTGGCAATGACCGGCGGCGGCGTTGCCTATGCGATTGGCGGCAAGGCGCAGAATCGTCCTGCAGCTTCCGCTACAGTGCAGCGTCAGACCACCCTCGCCATCGAAAACATGACCTGCGCGCTCTGCCCAGTAACCGTGAAGAAGGCGATGGAAGGCGTGGCGGGCGTGAATTCCGTCGCGGTCGATTTTAATGCCAAGACTGCCACGGTCGCGTTCGATCCATCCAGGACAACAATCGCCGCCATCGCGCAAGCTTCGACCCGCGCGGGCTATCCGGCGCACCCGATAAAGGGCTGA
- the merF gene encoding mercury resistance system transport protein MerF, producing the protein MKDRTLIGVGVTGAALAALCCFTPVLVALAGIVGLSAITGYLDYVLLPALVFFVGLTIFAVVRQRPKTK; encoded by the coding sequence ATGAAGGATCGGACGCTTATCGGCGTCGGTGTCACCGGTGCCGCACTTGCAGCGTTGTGCTGTTTCACGCCGGTGCTTGTGGCGTTGGCCGGGATAGTCGGCCTTTCGGCGATCACCGGCTATCTTGATTATGTGCTGTTGCCTGCGCTCGTGTTCTTCGTTGGCCTCACCATCTTTGCCGTTGTGCGGCAACGACCCAAAACAAAGTAA
- the merA gene encoding mercury(II) reductase — protein sequence MTDCCTLPTRDGFDVAVIGAGSAGFSAAITAAELGAKVALVGHGTIGGTCVNVGCVPSKTLIRAAEAVHGGLAARRFPGLGGTIALEDWRELAAAKNELVAGLRQKKYVDLLPAYPGVSYIEGKARFADSALIVGDAPMPADKIILAMGARAAAPPIPGLDSVAFLTSTSALALDRLPKSLLVIGGGVIGVELGQMFARLGVAITICCRSRLLPELDPDVSAALRGYLEAEGIRVCAGVRYQRIEQTAGGVELTCDGSAPSSTIAAEQVLIATGRQPNSDGLGLEGRGVALDPHGGIIVDDYLETGEPGIYAAGDVTGRDQFVYMAAYGAKLAARNALEGNLHRYDNSAMPVVVFTDPQVASVGLTETAARAQGLDVKVSLLPLDAVPRALAARDTRGLIKLVADKASDRLLGGQIMAPEGADSIQTLVLAIKHGMSAADLGATIFPYLTTVEGLKLAAQTFDKDVAKLSCCAG from the coding sequence ATGACCGACTGTTGCACCCTGCCGACGCGGGATGGATTTGACGTGGCCGTCATCGGCGCTGGCTCCGCCGGTTTTTCCGCCGCGATCACCGCCGCCGAGCTTGGGGCGAAAGTGGCGCTTGTCGGGCATGGCACGATTGGCGGCACCTGCGTCAATGTTGGCTGCGTTCCGTCCAAGACGCTGATCCGCGCCGCCGAGGCGGTGCATGGCGGACTTGCCGCGCGCAGGTTCCCGGGGCTTGGCGGAACCATCGCACTTGAAGACTGGCGCGAGCTCGCGGCAGCGAAGAATGAACTGGTCGCGGGCCTTCGCCAGAAGAAATATGTCGACCTGCTGCCCGCCTACCCCGGTGTCAGCTATATCGAGGGTAAGGCGCGCTTTGCCGATAGCGCGCTGATCGTCGGCGATGCGCCGATGCCGGCCGACAAGATCATTCTGGCGATGGGCGCACGCGCGGCTGCGCCGCCTATCCCGGGGCTGGACTCTGTGGCCTTCCTTACCAGCACCTCGGCGTTGGCGCTCGATCGTCTGCCGAAATCGCTGCTGGTGATTGGCGGCGGGGTGATTGGCGTCGAACTGGGGCAGATGTTCGCCCGCCTGGGGGTTGCCATCACCATCTGCTGCCGCAGTCGCCTGCTTCCTGAGCTGGATCCGGACGTCAGCGCCGCGTTGCGAGGTTATCTCGAAGCCGAGGGAATCCGGGTTTGTGCGGGCGTTCGTTATCAGCGCATCGAGCAGACCGCGGGCGGGGTCGAACTGACTTGCGACGGAAGCGCACCGTCCTCGACCATCGCGGCAGAGCAAGTGCTGATCGCCACCGGGCGCCAGCCCAATAGCGACGGACTGGGGCTGGAGGGACGCGGCGTAGCGCTTGACCCACACGGCGGGATCATCGTTGATGATTATCTCGAAACCGGCGAGCCGGGCATCTACGCTGCTGGCGATGTCACCGGGCGCGACCAGTTCGTCTACATGGCTGCCTATGGCGCGAAGCTCGCCGCGCGCAATGCGCTCGAAGGCAACCTCCACCGCTACGACAATTCCGCGATGCCTGTGGTGGTTTTCACCGATCCGCAGGTCGCCAGCGTCGGCCTGACCGAAACGGCTGCGCGGGCGCAAGGGCTGGATGTGAAGGTATCGCTTCTCCCGCTCGATGCCGTTCCGCGCGCACTGGCGGCACGCGATACGCGCGGGCTGATCAAGCTGGTTGCCGACAAGGCGAGCGATCGCTTGCTCGGCGGGCAGATCATGGCCCCCGAAGGCGCCGATTCGATTCAAACTCTTGTGCTGGCGATCAAGCACGGCATGAGCGCCGCAGACCTTGGTGCGACGATTTTCCCTTATCTGACAACGGTGGAGGGCCTGAAACTGGCTGCGCAGACGTTCGATAAGGATGTCGCCAAACTGTCCTGCTGCGCTGGATAA
- a CDS encoding redoxin domain-containing protein encodes MDQSQKLQAGALMPKFSVAKAGGGEIKLGDPSGWQMVVVYRGRHCPICRKYLNRLEGLFDKFREIGTEVVALSADSQDKAEGQVAAEGWRFPVGYGLTLEQMRSLGLFISKPRSPQETDQPFPEPGLFVLTPEGRIQVIDISNAPFARPDLEGVLGGLRYIQGSQYPIRGTA; translated from the coding sequence ATGGATCAGTCCCAAAAGCTGCAAGCAGGGGCACTCATGCCGAAATTCAGCGTCGCCAAAGCGGGCGGCGGCGAAATCAAGCTCGGTGATCCTTCAGGGTGGCAAATGGTGGTTGTCTACCGCGGCAGACATTGTCCGATATGCCGGAAATACCTCAATCGCCTCGAAGGATTGTTCGACAAATTCCGCGAGATCGGGACTGAGGTCGTTGCACTTTCCGCCGATTCCCAAGACAAGGCCGAAGGCCAGGTTGCGGCTGAGGGGTGGCGCTTCCCCGTTGGATACGGCCTCACGCTGGAGCAGATGCGATCGCTCGGTCTCTTTATTTCCAAGCCTCGATCGCCGCAGGAAACAGACCAGCCGTTCCCGGAGCCCGGCCTGTTTGTTCTTACTCCCGAAGGGCGGATACAGGTGATTGACATATCCAATGCACCCTTCGCCCGGCCCGACCTTGAAGGGGTATTGGGCGGTCTCAGATATATTCAGGGCAGCCAATATCCGATCCGCGGGACCGCATGA
- a CDS encoding heavy-metal-associated domain-containing protein produces the protein MKTLSRCVLGILALASMASAALAAGPSYQIEVAGLSCPFCAYGIEKKLTAIVGVERVETNIRAGTVTVTMKDGTRLDRATAERAVKAAGFTLKEIRPLTTGSGQ, from the coding sequence ATGAAAACCCTGTCGCGCTGCGTGCTGGGCATTCTGGCTTTGGCATCAATGGCGAGTGCCGCGCTGGCCGCCGGTCCGAGCTACCAGATTGAAGTCGCCGGTCTTTCCTGTCCCTTCTGCGCCTATGGCATCGAGAAGAAGTTGACCGCAATCGTGGGCGTAGAGCGTGTCGAGACGAATATCAGGGCAGGAACTGTCACGGTGACCATGAAGGATGGCACGAGGCTCGATCGAGCGACGGCGGAAAGGGCCGTCAAGGCCGCTGGCTTTACCTTGAAGGAAATTAGGCCGCTCACAACGGGCAGCGGCCAATGA
- a CDS encoding transporter: MRHLYSLALGFILVAMVIGSSSDARAAPETFNSALPVAEGDFIFREQLLAIKANDDPSPADGNLEILGGVSVLGYGVTSDLAIFGMLPWLDKQIELTMPSGQRITRRTNGIGDAQVFARYTIFQKNLPGRSIRIAPFVGVKMPTGDADDRDRLGRLPPPLQSGSGSWDPLGGVIATWQTLNYEIDGQLSYKANTRASGFKFGDEFEADASMQYRLWPRKLTGGVPGFLNGVIETNLSHQAKNEIAGVSDPDSGGTKLLLSPGLQYVTKKWVVEAIVQLPVVQDLNGTALKDNYAVRAGFRVNF, translated from the coding sequence GTGAGGCATCTGTACAGTCTTGCTCTCGGCTTCATACTGGTCGCGATGGTGATCGGCAGCTCATCGGATGCTCGTGCTGCGCCGGAGACGTTCAACAGCGCGCTACCCGTCGCGGAAGGGGATTTCATCTTCCGCGAGCAGTTGCTTGCGATCAAGGCCAACGACGATCCGAGCCCCGCTGACGGGAATCTTGAAATTCTCGGCGGCGTCTCGGTGCTCGGTTACGGCGTTACCAGCGACCTGGCGATCTTCGGCATGCTACCCTGGCTCGACAAGCAAATTGAACTCACGATGCCGAGCGGCCAGCGCATCACCCGCCGCACAAACGGCATCGGCGATGCGCAGGTCTTCGCCCGCTACACAATTTTTCAGAAAAACTTGCCCGGCAGAAGTATTCGTATTGCGCCGTTCGTCGGGGTCAAGATGCCCACGGGCGATGCCGACGACCGGGACCGTCTGGGGCGTCTGCCCCCACCGTTGCAATCCGGCTCGGGTTCCTGGGACCCGTTAGGCGGCGTGATCGCGACCTGGCAGACGCTCAATTACGAAATCGACGGCCAACTTAGTTACAAGGCCAATACGCGGGCTAGCGGCTTCAAGTTCGGCGACGAATTCGAGGCCGATGCTTCCATGCAGTATCGTTTGTGGCCGCGTAAACTAACTGGCGGCGTGCCCGGCTTCCTCAATGGCGTCATCGAGACGAACCTCTCGCATCAGGCTAAGAATGAGATTGCTGGTGTCAGCGATCCAGACTCCGGCGGCACGAAGCTGTTGCTCTCGCCTGGTCTCCAATACGTTACAAAAAAATGGGTGGTCGAGGCCATCGTGCAGCTACCCGTCGTTCAGGATCTGAACGGCACGGCACTGAAAGATAATTATGCGGTGCGCGCCGGATTCAGGGTGAATTTCTGA